ttaGATAAACAAGCTATGTTTTTATTGAAACCTCATTGAAGTTAAAATAGTTTTAAAGTGCTATATTTTGTTTAATGAATGTGTTTCATTATATTTTGAATGTTATATGGTTTATATTCTATTTTATAAAAGATAACTAGAACTACAATTTTACTAAGTCTATGTTAGATACTGTTTTTAAAGATAAATGGTTTCTAAGAAGTGACACGACATACTTGGATCCTCCTAAAGGATCGGGTTTGGCTTGTTACAATTCTCATGCATGAATCAcattttatttgataaaatttattCCTATTCCTTCCTTGTTTTCCATCTATTCCTATGTTTCTAACTTAACTCTTTAATTTTCACTCTTTTGCCCCACTATTTTTCATTTTcctacaatttagtcattacctTAAATCAAATTTTCCTATCCTGAAATTATTTCTAATTTCTATCAACTCTAGTTACTTTATATAATTTTACTCTAAAATTCCTatttaatctatttttgaaaattctcTAATTTTTCTAACCCGACACGCCACTGGACCACACCCTTTTATACTTTGAGGATGTTACAATGAAAGACATGTTGGAATATTAAATACAACAATATATAAAACTATGAGACATTGAGATAAGTATTGAATAAAAAGTTGGGAATTATATGATTAATGGTTTTTGTCATAAATTAAAAGTAGTGTATTTAATGTCATATTTATATATTTGCTTTAATTAGCCTTAATTTATTGATTTTGAATTATATTAACACCATTGAGTATTCAATACTTAGTGTACGGTTATGTTTTTTTTTGTGCGCATGTTTCAAATGAGAATTTCCATAGATTTAAAGTGGTCAAGCATCCAAATCAATAGCTCATCTCGAAAATCATCTTAACACCTCTTTTGTATTTATATACGTTTTGGTATATGACATATACCTAGGATAATTTTGTGGCTTGTTAATAAGCTAAAGTTTTGGTATTTTGGTTTAAGGTCTGAAAGTTGAACTTAATCTTGTGATTTAGAAGTTATTATGCTTGATCTTATAGACATTGAATATGCAAATTGGTTGACTATATGTTGATGCATTAGAACCTAGGCTTTGATGTTGTTGAATGTAATTTCATGTGGTGAACTGATGGCTATGCATAGATACTATGTTTGGACATTTTATAGGTACAAATTGGAATGAATTATAGGGCTTAAAATGCTCAAATTAGGTAAAGTTACTATTTAGTCTTGAGACAAGAAGAACATGTCTCGAGACCCTAAgagtaaattttccattttaaggtGTTGTAGTAGGCATAGTCTTGAGACCAGTTTAAGAGGTCTCAAGACAACTGAGATTATGTCTCGAGACAAAGTAGCCTCTGTCTTTATCTCAAGACAAGAGCATATCGAATCTAAATTAGTTTTTCCCTATTCTAGGTCTTCAGACAGGGACCTTTTATCTTGAGACAGTCAAACattgaaactaaaataaaaaaaaaaacaaaggaagCTTGTCTCGAGACATGCATTCGAATGTCTCGAGACATAGCATAGAAatttggaaattgaatttggaTTTGATTCCCAACTCCCAAATTGACTTATCTTAACTCCATAACTTGATTAATTAAATTACTAAACGCTATATATGTAAGTTTGTGATTCAAAATGGATGATTCAATTGATATAAATGATATTTGTGCATTGAATGATATGATTATGAAGTAAATTAGCCTGAGTTGCTTCAGTAACATAATGTGACATCACACATTCGAATCCAACAACCAAATCGGGTGTGGGGATTTACAGTTTATTAAGACTTGCTAGCATAATGAAGATATATTATAATCCTTACTAAACAACAGCTAAACTAGtcaaatacaatataataataacaaaacaaggTAAGCAAGGATTGCTGGCAACAATGACTTTAACGTTCCAATTCGTTCCAACTTCCTCAATCCAATGGATTTTATAGACTCAATCTAATCCAATTCAATTCTCCAAATAAGTTTCTTCAAATGATATGATCTTCATTGATCGGTTAATATAATCCACGATCTCAATTCAACCCAAAAATCaggtttaataaattttcaatcaTCTAAATATAGAAAGTAGCCTAGCAATGGTTAAAAGAAGTGGACACTTAAACACATCATAATCTAAAGCTTGTTCAAACTCAGTTCATTTACAACCTTATAAATTAATTAGAATGTAGTTCAATACATAATTTAAATATTCGCTGCTTTTTCTTCTGTTGATTTTGCCTTATGTTGGTGTTAAATTCTAACCACACCGATTCATATCAAAGCACGCATAATAATTTAAAACGAGTAAATTGAACTtactcaattcaataaaattgaCTCAATTCTTAAAACATTCTAGAAAGCTTACACCTGAAGCTTGCTGACCTAGTATACAGTCCAATAACTTGTAATTTACAAtgttaatttcaaatttattagATAGAGACAATAGAGAAATTAAATTTCCTTAGAACTCTATCTTGAAGATGGATTTGCATCTAAGCCAGGGACTCAACTAGagtaattacttttaattttctTACTTATTTCGTTTTAGCATTTTGGACAATTATTTGAAATTCTCAGTTTGAGTGTTGAAAGTAAATGCTTCCCCTAAAGTCATGCAACGTCTCATACAGAAGGTCAGCCAATGTAGACggataaattgaaaatattttctaaaaatgTTAATAAAATGATTCGAAATAATGTTTCGAGTGCATTAACATCCCGGATACGCATAAATTCAAACATGTTGTGGGTACCACTTGTGATTTTCCAGCTACTCAAAGACGTCCACAATCATAGCTGGTGTTAGCAATTTTGTCTCTAAACAGAAtaattagggtaataatgcataaGCCTCTTGCCAGCAAAGCAGAAGTATCATGCATGGTTCCCACCACAAAAGTTTCCAAAGACAACCAAAACACTCTCATTTTTCGCTCCTTTGCATATTGATCTAACGCTGCCCTTGCTGCTTTCATACCGGTTGGATCAAGGGCGATGCCCATGTTTTGCGATAAGCATCTCGCAAGCACAACCGCATCCTCTAACGATGCGGACCCACCTTGTGCGAGGAATGGAGCCATTGCATGCAACGCATCCCCGGCGAGTGTCACCGTCCCTTTACAAAATTTGGTTCGAAGCAAATCCCAAGGCGCTCGATACCTTATTTGATCAGTCAGATGTAAGGAGTCGACGTCGCTGTTGTTTATCATCTCCGTTATGTGGTTAGGGAAACCCTTTATTGCTTCCACAGTTGACTCTTTGATGAGCCTCTGGTCTTTCGAAACCATTGAATCTGCTAAATTTAAACCATTTATAGAATTTAGAAATCTGTCAAAAAATTAGACCAGAACAAGGGTTCCACTATTGGATCAGTCTAAGTCTAAAGGCTtcgaattaaatcaaatttaagcTAATGCGTCAATATTATACATAAACCCGATCAACTTCGATCATGGGCTGAAAACCATGACGACATTTGATGTGATGAAAAAGTGAATAAAGTACCTGTGGAAGTTAGCTTCCGAGTTAAAAACCAATAGACGTCATTGTGATTGATGGGCAAAAGTCCAAGGCGAACACCATCATTGTCGAAAAGATAGAAGGCGGTGCCAAATGGATGAAGTGTTTGATAATGAGTCACACCTCTAATGGCGCATGTAGAGAAATGCCTCGACGAGTTTAGTCCAACAATGCTTGCAACCACTGAGTTCACACCATCACATCCAATTATAACCTGCATGCATGCATCCACCTTTATATGACTGATCCGACAGATCGAATATCGACCCCAGAGCATATATATAAAGTATTTATATACCCTGGGcatgagcatagttccatcatgTAGATGAAGAATGGAATAAGCAGACGTGTTGGCATCTACTTTTATGGAAACCACTTTGCATCCGAAGCGGACGGTATTTGGTGGCAATTCCTCAGCTAATGTCTTCATCAAGTCACTGCGTCTCAAGCATCTACATTCACCACCATTTCTGCCATTCAAACCCAGCTACCTTAGCTTTAtctctttaattaatttaaaaccatTGATTACATTATATATAGTACATGTATTTTAGTGTGATATGGGAATCTTGGTTTTGTACAATTATAAATTAACAATAATTGCATTTTTATTTGGAAAGTGTTGAATAATCTAGCCAAAAAATACAAGAACGGTAAACTTACCCAACCGGCAAATCTGTGTGCTTACCATCCTTAACCGTAATGTAATGTCCCCTACACGGAACCAAAATCATAGTCAAATTAAatacttggttttttttaagcttaaaattttacttcTATTATTTGGTCAAAATATAAACAATTTGCTGGGGAAAATGAAAACCAAACATTTATTAAAGAAATCAAATAAAACCCctgttaaaattaaattttaaaaatatatataagttgAGAAAAACGAATAATCTTACGATTGTATGGGAAGAGCAGTTTGCCGAAGTTTAGAGGCAATGCCGAGTTGATTGAGAGCTCGCCACCCGTTTGGTTGCATTATAATACAAGCTCCGGTGGCTCTCAACTTCTCTGATTTTTCTAATACTATACTTTCTACGCCTTTCCTGCATTTACATTCACATTACATGATGCCAAATGCGCTGTGTGGTGTTTCATTTTGACTCAGTATATATtaacttttattttgattttaatgatAGAATTCAGATGtcacattatttttatttatataattaaattaaaattaaaattttatatatataattacattaAATCAAAGTTGACACATGACATTGTATTTTggatgaaaatatatataattgtgaGAGTGATCTCAAGAAAAATAGAATAAACAAAACAAATTAGACATAAAATATTTATACCATTATTTAACCTTTGACTGAGTTGATGTCATCAACTTGGTtagagaaattataaaaatatatttcataattAAACTAAGTTATATTATTCAACGCtactttagttttttattttaaaggCATAATGACATTTTTATCCtctaactttacaaaaaaaattattttagccaTCTATTTAAATTTTCGCCtcttttagcccttaaacttgtatttttatcaaatcaccccaaaatagataaaaaagttaatgtttgttaactttgttaaCGTATACACGTAGGTTGTCATATGGATGACATGTtagaatttaattgattttttaattttttaaaattaaaaatataaaaattattttaaaaattaagaaaacattaaaatattaaagaagtataaatattataaaatattttttaattttaaaaattaattaaatgttgacatgTCATCCATATGGCAATCTATGTATATACTACGTTAGCAAAGTTAACAAACGTTAATTTTCCATCCATTTTGGGTTATTTTAAAATGTAAGTTCGAGAgctaaaagaagtgaaaaattaaatggagggttaaaatgatttttttttttttgtaaagttggagGGCAAAAAAAAAAGTCATTATGCCTAttctaaaaaacaaaataaaaaatatgatatGAACTCACACCAATTGCTTTAGTAAAACCTTAATTTTATCACTTAACCGAAGagtgttttttatattttttatacattttaattttattatgcatatttatacatatttcatatgttattattaTGAATTAGCTTCAAATCACACGTTTCACtatttttttatgttgtttttaaaCGCCCTCTATGTTCTAATTAAGGACGTAATTTACACATGCATACATGTgtgataaaatttctagtatgtaTAAAAGTCAATGAGACTTTGGCATTGTTGATTAAGACCAAGACCTTGGATCCTCAAGCACCTAGATTTGAGTCTCACTATGTGCAATTACAATGTAGGGCTTTCCGGCCCTATTTTGTGCACATGTTATGGATGAGTTTTGTTCAATTCTTTATCTATTATGCTTTGTAtgaatttgattttaaattatagCCACTCAAAATATGtatttatatttgtatgaatttactTTATTCATAATAATAACACTTCAAAAAAATATTTGTataaaaaattaacttaaaatattACATAATCAATtggtttaaatttaattatacaaatataaaactatattataaaaattattttgatgtatcTGAAATTAAGTATGGAAGCAAAAGAAACTAGAAGCGAAGAAACGGTAGATAAATAGATAAACCTGTGAAGAGCAAGAGCAGTGGCAAGTCCACATATTCCTCCTCCAACAATCACGATCTTTTCTTCGTCACTCTTTTCCATTTCCACTCCACTCTTCTATGCTTCTATTCTTCCTCCAAGGAAACCCTTAtctttttattatatgtgtatatatatatatatatatcacctcTGCTAATGAATTGCCAAATTCTGTGTGTGTTTTTTTCTCAATAGCTTTAAAGCTACACTTAGATAGAAAGAAATTTGGTACCTCAAGGGTGAGACGCTCTTGTATATCTTGTTTGATTATAGCTTTAGGTTAAATTATTTTTAGggcaaatttattttttatttttaattttaactaaatgactttttttgaatttcaaaagaaataattttaaataataaacttgtGTTCGAATGCCTTTTACTGAAGCAAGGGAAATTCTAATACGCAAAGTAATTCTTACAAATATCTTAAACATGTTgacatctaatatatatattcataaaaaattctttaaaataacTGTTGATAAagttgtttaaaaataaaaacaaaactatTAAAGAATTATTTTCCATCAATTAGTTAGTTAATAATTAATTAGTGTAACATATAAAGATTGTGAACGTATCATAAACGACATCCGGAAATAGTGTCGTAGTTAATGGCCCACGCGAGACTGGTGAAACAGTGCATACATGCATAAGTTTAAAGTTTGGATAAACTactctaaaataaaatttatcatattttatcactttaattttttaaatttaattactcTAATTCAAATAATTATTTGAACTAATCAATACTGCGTTAAAAATTCTATTAATTAACTAACGGATTGTTGATATGATATAGCATATTAACTAATTGAATGACaaattattttttacaaaaatttaaagactTCTTTATAATTAttacaaaaccttttttttttctttctcttctctttgtaAACCAGAACCGCCACCACCGTTTTCTCTTCTCTTTTGTTCACCACTGTTGCCGGCATGTGCCGAGGCAATATGTATTGCAGCATAAGGGAAAGGTTCCTTGCACATCATTAGGGCGAAGCTAGAATTGTTGAAAAGAGGTTAGGATATTTCTATGAAATGTATAAAATGCGGGGCCTACTTTTAATAAGATAATTTTAAATTTGGGATAACtagcaaaaaataaaataagttaaaaggTTCAATTTGTATTAGATACTATTTATATTTAGATATTacaattgttatattttattttactaaattaatatttaaatactaatttgtattaatttattaaattaaactaaaaattactaaatttatcattaaaattgttatgtaataataaaaataatattaattaaccattaattaattgaatataattgaatgaattgaaaataataaaaccCCATCGATAAATAAGACATAGCACGTACATTTATGTGAAGATATGcgttttactttttattttaaaaatacttcAATATTATATAACTAATATTGTACACAAAAATTTTGAGTAGACTATTGACTTAAAATTTTGGTGTTAACAATTTTGAAAAgagttataatttttttttttggatattttttaattataaagaGAATCCCTTCAAAAGGATGTAGTTTGCTTTAAGAGTTGTTGAGACTTAATATTAAAATTGAGTATGACGAGATGATTACTTGATAATTTGATTGGATTGGATTCAATGGTTTTTGAGACTTGATTTTGAATCAATAATGTTCGCTTGGTCGTCGAGACTTGATCTTGAAGTTGAGTTTATAAAAAATTTGGATCCAAGGGTTTTTGAGATCTGATGTTGGATGGTTGAGTTTGATGTTCGCTCTAAGGGTCATCAAGACTTAATCTTCAAAATGAGTTTAGACCTCCTTTATCCAGTTGATTTGGATTGAAAGACGACTTCCTTTCGATTGAACTATATTAGAAGGCACTTCTCTCACGAACGAGTATGACTTTCGTCAAAATTTCTTTAAGTCCTTTAGTTTCTTTAGAGAAGTTTTGGATTTTTGAACTTGTGCGTGTAAAATGGCTTAGGGTGATCCTTTTTTAGAATGTCAATTACTTGGATAAAAGAGAATTGTTGTAGAATTTAACTTCATTAGATGATTCTACAAGAATTTAaactctttatttattatttattatttattaatttatttaattaaaataaaataaccatttaatattatcacttaattatttaatttaattagtgaTAATTTTCACCAATGATACTTCTAACTTTACCTCAACTGATTTTAATCTCAGCGTTATAATATTCGATCTCACTACTATAATAACTCAACTCACTCCCATAACTATTTTTAATctcattaaaattaaattaatcaccCATCAAAAGCGACTTCAAGTAATCATTATCAAAagataagtaaatatatataatactctAAAATTGTATTTGTACAATGTTTCAAATATGAGCACGTTGCGTATCCATATATTTTACTCTGCTTTGATGTCTCAAAAATCAATGTAAATAAATTAGTTATATTATATACACATTAAATGATAATATTATTTTGAGTTGTAAAATCAATAACTTGTATGTTATAAATTATAAGTAATATTTTTGCTTTGGTAGAGatttctatttattattttaattgatattattaataaaacaattataatttagtttttagtctaatcataatattaataatatttttcatatttattgaaaagaaacATGAAAGTACAAAAGTACAAATATCGTTATATTATATACGTTATACTtctaatatacataataataaaaatattaatattggttcataaaaataattaatgtgtttattgaaaatatgtttttattcaatgattttttaaaaaaaattaatgttataaGTGGATTAACAATATTTTTACTGTGATAAAattacatttgtaatatattgttttaattaatattattattaagatAATTAAGGCTTCCTTGACGATAAAACTATGGCAAATTGACAATTTATTAAACCATATCTTTAAGTTTAGCTGATATTGTGGAATGAATGAATTCCATCAGATTAGATCAAGTCCCTTGAATCAAGGAAGTTAGATTAGATTGAAACGTTGAAGTCTTAAATGTTAACAATTCATGTTTACCTTGATTGTTTATATTATATGGTATTACGCTATTTTAGTTGTTGGTCAATAGGGATTGTGATGGATTTTCATTATGTTAGCAAGTCTTAAAAACTCTATATAATTGAGAGACTTGCATAAGTTATGTACAGATTATAAAGAGCATTTATCTGTTCAAATAAGGAACATTATTTTTTAGAGTACATTTGTGATTGTAAAACCTTTGTGTTGTAATTTTACAGTCTAAGTTCTCAATAGGAGAATTTAGTAACATGTGATCTAGTCTTTAAAGGTACAAAAGTTAAGAGTCACCACAATAACATGATAGATTTAGGTTATTGGTTGTAATTATTTGGAGATAGAGGATTTTTTTCACTGAATTAGACTTTGCAGACGTAAGGAAACCAAGCTGTGTAAACAAGCTTTGTTGTCTCTTGTTTTGTTTTTGTACTATCATAACCTATTTTCACAAATCACTTCTACTAATACTTTGCTTGTTACTTGGCAATTGTTTCATGTCAATAGATAATATGTTATCATATctaaaaaaatgtgaaagtagAAAACTATATGTACGATTGGATTATAggcattatttttttttaatatccaTAATAATATAGATAATGGTTTGCAGGAACGGATTTAGGATTTTACTATAAGGGGTGAAACTTTTAAATCTGAATAACTTTTTTTAACGTAAAAAAGTGTTAATTCTTCTCGgatactttttttttcttatcaAATAAATCAAACTAATGTTTTTTAAAAAGCATGAACAATTTAACTGTAAAAAAATTAGAAGAACAAAATcacattatataaaattaaattctttCCAATATGCAAAAAAGATAACTATTACTATactaaaaatttcataaatatcattataattccaaaaattaaattaaaaaaacttgGCCTTAGTCCTATTTCTCAATACTAGGCATCCTAAATTGCACATTCTGCTTTTTTATAAGATCGAACTCATCAATGATAGAATCTGTTAAAAATTCTC
This is a stretch of genomic DNA from Gossypium arboreum isolate Shixiya-1 chromosome 11, ASM2569848v2, whole genome shotgun sequence. It encodes these proteins:
- the LOC108451635 gene encoding monooxygenase 1-like, translating into MEKSDEEKIVIVGGGICGLATALALHRKGVESIVLEKSEKLRATGACIIMQPNGWRALNQLGIASKLRQTALPIQSGHYITVKDGKHTDLPVGNGGECRCLRRSDLMKTLAEELPPNTVRFGCKVVSIKVDANTSAYSILHLHDGTMLMPRVIIGCDGVNSVVASIVGLNSSRHFSTCAIRGVTHYQTLHPFGTAFYLFDNDGVRLGLLPINHNDVYWFLTRKLTSTDSMVSKDQRLIKESTVEAIKGFPNHITEMINNSDVDSLHLTDQIRYRAPWDLLRTKFCKGTVTLAGDALHAMAPFLAQGGSASLEDAVVLARCLSQNMGIALDPTGMKAARAALDQYAKERKMRVFWLSLETFVVGTMHDTSALLARGLCIITLIILFRDKIANTSYDCGRL